The genomic interval TACGTCGCGGACCACGGGTCCTCTTCGTCTCCGATCGCACTGACCACGGCGACGTCGCCTTCGCGACGCAACCGGGACAGGTCGAAGCGAGCATGCCTCGAGAATCCGGTGCCCGAGAACTCCGGCCACAGTCCACGCGGCGATGCGGTGCCATCTGCGAGCTCGAGCACGCGCAGGCGCGCCCAGTTGCCCATCGTCGCGGTGAGGATCAGGTTCTGTAGGGGTACGGACGTCTCGTTCGCGAATCCCGCCACTTCCACCTCGTGTGGACGATCGGCCCGGAATCGCACGCGTACGCGCACATCAGCGCCGTTGTCGAACCGCTCGACGCCGATCCAGACGGTGAGGTGCTCGACGCCGTCGATCACCTCGAGCATCCCTCTCGCCGGAGCCAGCGGGTCCGCTGGGACGAGCACATCGTCTGCCCGATCGCCCGACCAGAACCGCTTGCCGCGCTCGCCGGGATCCAGTGCACTCTCCTCGAGTTCTGAGTACCCGCGCACATCGCTGCCCACCGGGACCGGCTCGACGGCGATGAAGTTGACCAGCCGCTCACGTGGATGGTCGAGGTAGGACGTGAAGATCCTCAGCAGACCGCGCGGCCCAGGAATCGGATGGATTCCGACCTGCAGGCCATCGGCATGACCCCACCGCGGCTCAGCATTCGATCTGACGGTCGGCCTCAGCCAGCGTCCGTCGGTCGCGGCCCGAGCGGCGGTGGCGAAACGCTCTTCCCCAGTCATTTCCGTCTCCTTCATGTTGAAATCGATTTCTTGATGGTATCGATTTCAGTAGAGTGAGGCCAGAGTCAAGGAGGATCATGCGTCGCGCTGCTCTCGTTCGCATTCTCGCCGGTGCCGCCGCGGTGGCTTCGGTCGTCATGTTCGCCGGCTGCTCGCCAGGAGGTGCGGTGAGCATCAACACCGACCCGAACCGGCCCTTCGTTCTCAAGGGCGTCTCAGGAGTCACTGAGATCGCGCAGCTGACGGGGCCGGATGCCATGAACGACACCGCATCGGTGGGGGTCGCCGGCACCGATCTGGGCTCGATGGTGAATCTCGGCGAGCGGACCTTCTTCCTCTTCGGCGACACGTTCGGCGAACGCGCGCCGGATGCGATCGGCGGCCAGGGCGACTTCTGGCGATCCAACGTGATGGCCTGGTCGAACGACGACGATCCGACCGATGGCATCTCCTTCGATGGGTGGCTCGAGGACGACATCGGATTGGCTGCGCCGATCATCGAGGGAGACCATGACTCCAACGAGATCGGCGGCGAAGTCACCAAGATCCCGACCTACGGATTCGCCATCGCCGAGACCCTCTACGTGTCGTACATGTCAGTCAAGCACTGGGGAGAGCCCGGGGCGTGGGATGCCAACTTCGCGGCCCTGGTGAAGTCGACGGACGGGGGCGAGAGCTGGCATCCGGTCGATGGCGTGCAGTGGCCCGGCGAGTCGAACTTCATCCAGGTGGGGACGGCGAACGTCCGGGAATCAGGGGTCGACTACATCTACTTCTGGTCGATACCGGCCGGTCGTTTCGGGGGTGTGCAGCTCATGCGCGTGCCGGCCGACGAGGAGTCGGTGGAGTCGCAGGGTGCATACGAGTACTTCACGGGGGCGACGGGCGAGAAGCCGCACTGGAGTCACGAGATGGCCGACGCGACGACCATCGTCGACGGCACGATCGGTGAGCTCTCGGTGATGCACTCCGAGTACCTGGATCGGTGGGTCATGACGTACTCCGATGCCGGCAACGCGTACATCCGCGAAGGCATCACCCCGTGGGGGCCGTGGGGTGATCCCATCGAGCTCATCTCGCGGTCGGACTACCCAGGTCTCTATTCGCCGTACCTCAATCCGCGCTACACCTCGGACGACGGCAGGACGATCTACTTCACGCTGTCGCTCTGGGATCCCTACAACGTGTTCTGGTTCTCGGCAGAACTGGAACGGCCGTGATCTCGGACGGTTCTCTTGTGCTTGAAATCGATTTCGTCTAACGTGGCGATCAAGCGGTCGACGGCGACCTGTCCGCTCGACCCTGGCGCCGGCGTCAGCCGGCAACACAGCCCCGATTCGACGACGATTCGTGTTCCTGAGGAGGAACCCATGGCAATCACCACATCGAGCAAGAGGCGGATCCTGCTGTCCGCTCTCGGCGCGATCACAGCGGTAGGCCTTCTGGCCGGCTGCGGATCCAGCACACCCGGCGAGGGTGCGGATGACGGCGGCGGCAGCGCCGACGGCGTCACCACGGTGCAGTTCTGGCACCGCAACTTCACGCCTGTGGAGAACGAGTGGTACAAGGACATCGTCAAGAAGTTCAATGCGTCACAGGACAAGATCAAAGTCGTCGACACTGAGGTTCCCGGTGACGCGTGGGACCAGAAGATGAAGGCAGCGCAGGCAGCAGGCAAGGCCCCTGACGTCTACACGTTCTCTGCGAGCATCACCGATGCGGTCAACGCGAAGCAGCTGCACTCGCTGACTGACATCGTGCCGCAGGACAAGCTCGACGAGATCATCGAGCAGGCGCAGCCGATCTCGCAGATCGATGGCACGTATTACGCCTATCCGCTGCTGCTCGAGCCGCAGACGGTGCTGTTCTGGAACAAGGCCATGCTGGACAAGGCCGGGGTCGACAGCGCGAAGGGCCCGGAGACCTGGGAGGACCTGCTGGCCGCGTGCGCGAAGATCCAGCCGACGCTTGCCAAGGGGCAGTACTGCATCTCTCCCGCCGCCGACGCACCCACCTTCGCCTGGTCGAGTGTCGGCCAGCAGTGGAACTTCGCCGGCCACACGGCGCTCACTGACGACTGGACGGCCCCGAACATCGACAACGACGGCTACCGCGACCTGATGTCGCAGTACAAGGCGCTGTGGGACAACGGCTACATGGCCAAGCAGGCGCTGGCACCCTACGTCGCCGGCAAGGACTTCGGCGAGCAGAAGGTCGCGTTCAAGGTCTCGGGCTCGTGGATGATGTCGGAGATCGGCTCTGACTTCCCCGACATGCTGCAGAACACCGGGGTGGGTGCGTTCGTCAACTCCAAGAACGCCGACGGACGCGGTGCCACGACGCTCGGCAACTTCCGCTGGGTGATCGACGCCAAGACGAAGAACGCCGAGGCGGCCGCAGAGTTCCTGACCTGGGCGCTGGCTGGCGACCCTGACCTGCTGGTGCCGTTCTTCGTCGGCACGCAGTTCACGAAGGTGCCAGTGCGCACCGATGTGCAGGACGCCGTCGCGAAGGATGAGGCCGCCGCAGACGCGCCGTGGTCGGACATCGTCGTCAACGACATCATCCCGACCGCGATCCCCGAGCCGACGTACCCGTGGGATGTCTCCCTCGCAGTCGGCACGGCGATGGAGTCTGTGATGAAGGGCGCCGCGACGCCGGATGCCGCCATCGCCACGGCCGAGAAGGCGATCCAGACGGTCATCGACCGGGATTCGCTGCCTGAGAAGGCACCGAAGAACTGATCATCGGATGCCGGGGATCAGCAGCATTCTGATCCCCGGCATTCCCCTGCACCCACACGACAGGAACGCACATGACCACCGTCGAGAAGAGTGCGCGACACGACGCACGCCAACGGCACGACAGATATCGCTACCGGGACACCAAGCTCGCCTTCCTGATGCTGGCGCCGGTGGTCATCCTGCTCGGCATCTTCGTGATCTGGCCGGCCGTGTACGCGGGCTACCTGTCCTTTCAGGACTGGAGCTTCTACAAGGATCCTGAGTTCGTCGGCTGGAAGAACTTCACCGATGTGCTGAGCGATCCGCTGTTCATCGCCACGATCGGCCGCGGCTTCATGTTCGTGCTGATGACGGTTCCGCCGATGCTCATCCTGGCCTTCCTGTTCTCCAGCCTGGTGGTTGCCGTTTCGCGCCGTTTCGCCAGCATCCTCAAGGTCAGCATCTACATCCCGACGATCATCTCGGCGGTCATCGCCTCGATCATCTTCGTGCTCATCTACGACTACTCCGGCGGACTGCTCAACGCGTTCCTCGGCGTCTTCGGCGTGGAGCCGATCGCCTGGATCGGCGATCCCAAGTGGGCGCTGCTGGCGATCGCGATCCCGGCGATCTGGCTGGGCATGGGCCTGACGTCATTGATCATGGTCGCCGCCATGGTCGACATCCCCGTCGAGTACTACGAGGCGGCGGCGATGGAGGGCGCCGGCTGGTGGCAGAAGACCTTCTACATCACGATTCCGCAGATGAAGAACGTGTTCCTCTATCTGCTGGTGACCGGCTTCGTCGCGGCGATCCAGCAGTTCGAGCTTCCGCTCGTCATGACCGGTGGTGGGCCGCTCGACTCGACGACCCTCCCGAACCTCTTCATCTTCAACCACTTCCGCAACGACATGAACGTCGGCTACTCGATCGCCGCTGCACTGCTGCTGTTCGTGGTGCTCGGCACCGTCTCGGCCCTCGTGTTCAAGTTCGTCAACTCCGAGAGGCTGGTCGACTGATGGCCGTCATGCAGGGTGAGACCACCCGGATCGTCCTCGCGGGCAAGGAGCCCGCGCCTCGAACGAGGATGCCCCGCACCACCGGTGGGTGGCTGACGTTCGTCGGCAAGCTGCTCGTCGGCATCGTCTTCATCGTCGCCGCCCTGTTCCCGCTCGCCTGGATGGTGATCGCCGGATTCAAGTCCAAGACCGAGGTCATCCAGACCCCGTTCCAGTTCTTCCCCGAGGTCTGGCGCTGGGAGAACTACACGCAGATCCTCGCGGACCCGACTTTCTCACGGACCATGGTCTGGACGTTCCTCGGCGCCCTCCTGTTCACGGTTCTCGCACTCGCGGTCAACTCGCTCGCCGCCTACGCGTTCGCTCGGCTCGACTTCCGCTTCAAGCGCACCATGTGGGTCATCGTCATCACGACCAT from Microbacterium sp. H1-D42 carries:
- a CDS encoding extracellular solute-binding protein, which produces MAITTSSKRRILLSALGAITAVGLLAGCGSSTPGEGADDGGGSADGVTTVQFWHRNFTPVENEWYKDIVKKFNASQDKIKVVDTEVPGDAWDQKMKAAQAAGKAPDVYTFSASITDAVNAKQLHSLTDIVPQDKLDEIIEQAQPISQIDGTYYAYPLLLEPQTVLFWNKAMLDKAGVDSAKGPETWEDLLAACAKIQPTLAKGQYCISPAADAPTFAWSSVGQQWNFAGHTALTDDWTAPNIDNDGYRDLMSQYKALWDNGYMAKQALAPYVAGKDFGEQKVAFKVSGSWMMSEIGSDFPDMLQNTGVGAFVNSKNADGRGATTLGNFRWVIDAKTKNAEAAAEFLTWALAGDPDLLVPFFVGTQFTKVPVRTDVQDAVAKDEAAADAPWSDIVVNDIIPTAIPEPTYPWDVSLAVGTAMESVMKGAATPDAAIATAEKAIQTVIDRDSLPEKAPKN
- a CDS encoding DUF4185 domain-containing protein, producing the protein MRRAALVRILAGAAAVASVVMFAGCSPGGAVSINTDPNRPFVLKGVSGVTEIAQLTGPDAMNDTASVGVAGTDLGSMVNLGERTFFLFGDTFGERAPDAIGGQGDFWRSNVMAWSNDDDPTDGISFDGWLEDDIGLAAPIIEGDHDSNEIGGEVTKIPTYGFAIAETLYVSYMSVKHWGEPGAWDANFAALVKSTDGGESWHPVDGVQWPGESNFIQVGTANVRESGVDYIYFWSIPAGRFGGVQLMRVPADEESVESQGAYEYFTGATGEKPHWSHEMADATTIVDGTIGELSVMHSEYLDRWVMTYSDAGNAYIREGITPWGPWGDPIELISRSDYPGLYSPYLNPRYTSDDGRTIYFTLSLWDPYNVFWFSAELERP
- a CDS encoding sugar ABC transporter permease, giving the protein MTTVEKSARHDARQRHDRYRYRDTKLAFLMLAPVVILLGIFVIWPAVYAGYLSFQDWSFYKDPEFVGWKNFTDVLSDPLFIATIGRGFMFVLMTVPPMLILAFLFSSLVVAVSRRFASILKVSIYIPTIISAVIASIIFVLIYDYSGGLLNAFLGVFGVEPIAWIGDPKWALLAIAIPAIWLGMGLTSLIMVAAMVDIPVEYYEAAAMEGAGWWQKTFYITIPQMKNVFLYLLVTGFVAAIQQFELPLVMTGGGPLDSTTLPNLFIFNHFRNDMNVGYSIAAALLLFVVLGTVSALVFKFVNSERLVD